Proteins from one Labrenzia sp. CE80 genomic window:
- the rlmH gene encoding 23S rRNA (pseudouridine(1915)-N(3))-methyltransferase RlmH: protein MRFNIACVGRMKSGADKDLFDRYIDRARKTGRGLGLADISVREITESRAQRGADRKAEEAASLEAGLPPGGKLVVLDEHGKSLSSSDFSSKLEAWKDEGVPDVSFAIGGADGHGDRILTRADLEIAFGAMTWPHQIVRILLAEQIYRALTIQAGHPYHRE, encoded by the coding sequence ATGCGGTTTAATATAGCCTGTGTCGGGCGCATGAAATCCGGGGCCGACAAGGATTTGTTCGACCGCTATATTGACCGCGCTAGAAAGACCGGCCGCGGTCTCGGCTTGGCGGACATCTCTGTCAGGGAGATCACGGAAAGCCGTGCCCAACGCGGGGCAGATCGCAAGGCAGAAGAGGCTGCGTCCTTGGAGGCTGGCCTTCCTCCCGGCGGCAAGCTCGTGGTTCTGGACGAGCACGGAAAATCTCTGAGCAGCTCTGATTTCAGTTCGAAGCTGGAAGCTTGGAAAGATGAGGGTGTTCCGGATGTCTCCTTCGCCATTGGCGGTGCGGATGGTCATGGCGATCGCATACTGACGCGGGCTGACCTCGAGATTGCCTTTGGGGCGATGACTTGGCCGCATCAGATCGTCCGTATTCTCCTGGCAGAGCAGATTTACAGGGCCCTGACGATTCAGGCCGGCCATCCCTATCATCGCGAGTAA
- a CDS encoding peptidoglycan DD-metalloendopeptidase family protein, with the protein MIAVDPAISTETVEAPETASTTPEIDQAALQKQVREQELLALGRDMEVSDQRQSEIEREIQLIDRDRDTLNSKILTAADTIKSLETKLTDTERRLLRLAENEDTVRVSLRGRRGVLAEVLAALQRIGRRPPPALAVRPSDALAAVRSAILLNAVMPELRVETEALAADLAELSRLKSIIAEEKKSLRGDAMRLAEEKSRLELLLSAKRQERDKTAAELAQEKARSQELAAKAGTLKELIADLEREIESARTAAAKSREAERQARLDQSERQDPFSDPGRLAPAVAFEDTKGRLPRPVSGEMVRDFGQEDEFGSLTQGQSITTRAGSRVTSPSDGWVVYAGPFRSFGQLLILNTGGGYHVLLAGMDRIDAELGQFVLAGEPVGVMGTTKWASASTIGLGSSQPILYVEFRKDGSAIDPTPWWVRVEEEKARG; encoded by the coding sequence TTGATCGCAGTCGATCCGGCAATATCCACCGAAACTGTTGAAGCGCCTGAGACGGCGTCAACCACTCCGGAAATCGATCAGGCAGCTCTGCAAAAACAGGTGCGAGAGCAGGAGCTTTTGGCACTGGGACGCGACATGGAAGTCTCGGACCAAAGACAGTCGGAAATCGAACGGGAAATCCAGCTGATCGACCGTGACAGAGACACGCTGAACAGCAAGATCCTGACCGCCGCCGATACCATCAAATCACTCGAGACCAAACTGACTGACACCGAAAGGCGGCTTCTTCGCCTCGCGGAAAACGAAGACACGGTTCGCGTATCCTTGAGAGGACGCCGGGGTGTCCTCGCCGAGGTTTTGGCTGCGCTTCAGCGTATTGGCCGGCGTCCGCCACCGGCCTTGGCGGTGCGCCCTAGCGACGCACTGGCAGCGGTACGAAGCGCAATCCTGCTCAACGCCGTCATGCCTGAACTGAGAGTGGAGACCGAAGCGCTCGCCGCCGATTTGGCGGAACTCAGCCGTTTGAAATCTATCATCGCCGAAGAGAAGAAGAGTTTGCGCGGAGACGCCATGCGTCTTGCGGAAGAAAAATCCCGCCTTGAGCTGCTCCTGAGTGCCAAGCGTCAGGAGCGCGACAAGACGGCGGCAGAGCTTGCCCAGGAAAAGGCAAGGTCGCAGGAGTTGGCCGCAAAGGCAGGCACTCTCAAGGAATTGATCGCCGATCTTGAACGTGAAATCGAGAGCGCCAGAACGGCGGCAGCAAAGTCTCGCGAGGCCGAGAGACAAGCCCGTCTTGACCAGAGCGAGCGCCAGGATCCCTTTTCTGATCCCGGCCGGCTTGCGCCTGCAGTTGCCTTTGAGGATACAAAAGGTCGCTTGCCCCGGCCGGTTTCCGGTGAGATGGTGCGGGACTTCGGTCAGGAAGATGAGTTCGGTAGCCTGACACAAGGGCAATCGATCACAACTCGTGCAGGATCACGTGTTACCTCGCCCTCAGATGGCTGGGTTGTCTATGCTGGCCCCTTTCGTTCGTTCGGCCAGCTCTTGATCCTGAACACAGGCGGCGGTTACCATGTACTTCTTGCCGGCATGGACCGAATCGACGCTGAATTGGGGCAATTCGTGCTTGCAGGGGAACCTGTAGGCGTTATGGGCACAACCAAGTGGGCAAGTGCCTCCACGATTGGTTTGGGTTCTTCCCAGCCGATCCTATATGTTGAATTTCGCAAAGACGGAAGTGCGATCGATCCCACACCTTGGTGGGTGCGCGTTGAAGAAGAAAAGGCTCGCGGATGA
- a CDS encoding S41 family peptidase: MIRKASLLLVGALMGAAAVTTLTQIPFRVSDAANAAASDTYRQLNLFGDVFERVRSDYVEMPDDAQLIESAINGMLTSLDPHSSYMSPKSFRDMQVQTRGEFGGLGIEVTMEDGLVKVVSPIDDTPAYKAGVLAGDLITHIDGEQVQGLTLNEAVEKMRGPVKTDIIVTIRREGASEPLDITITRDIIRIRSVRWREEGDVGYVRITQFNEQTFDGLKKGIEETAKNIGEDKIKGFVIDLRNNPGGLLDQAIAVSDAFLERGEIVSTRGRNSDETQRYNARSGDLTEGKPVIILVNGGSASASEIVAGALQDHRRATILGTRSFGKGSVQTIIPLGANGAIRLTTARYYTPSGVSIQAKGIAPDIESLQDLPDELKGRAETKGEAGLRGHLEAEGEEGEKEQSGSQAYVPADPAEDTQLKLALDLLRGEQVNSAFPPTGDSASAPN, from the coding sequence ATGATTCGGAAAGCTTCACTGCTACTCGTTGGTGCGCTGATGGGGGCTGCTGCAGTCACCACGCTGACCCAGATACCCTTCCGGGTCAGTGACGCGGCCAATGCCGCTGCGTCTGACACCTATCGCCAACTCAATCTCTTTGGAGATGTGTTTGAGCGCGTGCGCTCCGATTACGTTGAGATGCCAGATGATGCGCAGCTGATTGAAAGCGCGATCAACGGCATGCTGACCTCGCTGGACCCGCATTCCAGCTATATGTCTCCCAAGAGCTTCCGCGACATGCAGGTGCAGACCCGCGGCGAATTCGGTGGACTTGGTATCGAGGTCACCATGGAAGATGGTCTCGTTAAGGTCGTCTCCCCGATCGATGATACGCCAGCCTACAAGGCCGGTGTGCTGGCGGGCGATTTGATTACCCATATCGACGGCGAGCAAGTTCAGGGACTGACCCTGAATGAGGCGGTCGAGAAGATGCGTGGCCCGGTCAAGACCGACATCATCGTGACAATTCGGCGCGAGGGCGCGAGCGAGCCGCTCGACATCACCATCACGCGCGACATCATCCGCATCCGCTCGGTGCGCTGGCGTGAAGAAGGTGATGTTGGCTATGTCCGCATCACCCAGTTCAATGAACAAACATTCGATGGCTTGAAGAAGGGCATCGAAGAGACTGCGAAGAACATCGGCGAGGACAAGATCAAGGGCTTCGTCATCGACCTTCGCAACAACCCGGGCGGGCTTCTGGACCAGGCAATTGCGGTTTCTGATGCGTTCCTGGAGCGTGGCGAGATTGTCTCGACGCGCGGCAGGAATTCGGATGAGACCCAACGCTACAATGCGCGCAGCGGTGACCTGACTGAAGGCAAGCCGGTGATCATTCTGGTCAACGGCGGCTCCGCCTCCGCTTCTGAGATTGTTGCAGGTGCTCTGCAGGATCATCGCCGGGCGACGATCCTTGGCACACGTTCGTTCGGCAAGGGGTCGGTTCAGACCATTATTCCTCTAGGTGCCAATGGTGCTATTCGCCTGACGACGGCGCGCTACTACACGCCGTCTGGTGTCTCTATCCAGGCCAAGGGTATTGCCCCGGACATCGAGTCCCTCCAAGATTTGCCGGATGAGCTTAAAGGCCGGGCTGAAACCAAGGGAGAAGCCGGATTGCGCGGCCACTTGGAAGCTGAAGGCGAAGAGGGCGAAAAAGAGCAGTCTGGCAGCCAGGCCTATGTGCCGGCCGACCCGGCTGAAGATACGCAATTGAAGCTGGCGCTTGATCTCTTGCGCGGCGAACAGGTGAACAGCGCCTTCCCACCGACCGGTGATTCGGCTTCGGCGCCAAATTGA